A DNA window from Luteolibacter luteus contains the following coding sequences:
- a CDS encoding phytanoyl-CoA dioxygenase family protein translates to MSPGEQLEEEGWALVSTGVSPEIRAELRDSIFIQEKAGTRCLLDVPAVREVACQLKNELAAAKLLSSGAIAIQAIAFDKTPDTNWKVAWHQDLMFPTAEAATASGYDLPVKKAGIHYARPPLQVVEDLLAVRLHLDVCGTTNGPLRICPGSHRHGFIPSPDCTGWVTARQEKLALAAEGEAILMRPLLLHASSQATVPAYRRVLHLVYHSGEPVREAWHRSIG, encoded by the coding sequence GTGAGTCCTGGAGAGCAGCTCGAAGAAGAAGGCTGGGCACTGGTCTCGACCGGTGTTTCTCCTGAAATACGGGCAGAACTCCGCGACTCGATCTTCATCCAAGAGAAGGCGGGCACCCGCTGCCTCCTGGATGTCCCCGCGGTTCGCGAGGTCGCCTGCCAATTGAAGAACGAATTGGCAGCTGCAAAGCTCCTCTCTTCGGGCGCGATCGCCATCCAAGCCATCGCCTTTGACAAGACCCCGGACACCAACTGGAAGGTGGCTTGGCATCAAGATCTGATGTTTCCCACGGCCGAAGCAGCGACGGCTTCCGGCTATGATTTGCCCGTGAAGAAAGCTGGCATCCACTACGCCCGCCCTCCCCTTCAGGTTGTCGAAGACTTGTTGGCTGTCCGGCTCCATCTTGATGTCTGCGGCACCACGAATGGTCCGCTGAGAATTTGCCCGGGGAGTCATCGCCATGGCTTCATTCCCTCTCCGGATTGCACCGGATGGGTGACTGCCCGGCAGGAGAAGCTCGCCCTCGCAGCAGAAGGCGAAGCCATCCTCATGCGCCCACTGCTTCTCCACGCATCCTCGCAGGCAACCGTACCAGCATATCGCCGCGTCTTGCATCTCGTCTATCACAGCGGGGAGCCGGTCAGGGAAGCATGGCACC
- a CDS encoding zinc-binding alcohol dehydrogenase family protein produces MKAVAITQKLPLDHPGCFVTIDLPDPVPGPQDLLVRVKAVGINPVDYKQRNARKEDETAPRILGWDAAGIVEAVGSEVTSFRPGDEVYYAGDVTRPGSNAELQLVDRRIAAKKPDSLGFPEAAALPLTAVTAWESLFDRLGLTPGDLQEGKDKTLLILSGAGGVGSIGIQLAAVLTGFTVIATASRPETVQWCYKMGAHHVIDHSGDWPAELEKLGFKTVDYIACFADTTAHWKAMAQAIVPQGKITAIVESAEVPDIGLLKSKSVAFIWEFMFTRSMFQTPDMVAQHDMLKEVATLVDAGRIRTTMTKNGGTLSPQTLTAAHQEQEAGKMIGKQVLEVAW; encoded by the coding sequence ATGAAAGCCGTAGCCATCACGCAGAAACTCCCGCTCGATCATCCCGGATGCTTCGTCACCATAGATCTCCCCGATCCTGTGCCGGGCCCTCAGGACCTGCTGGTACGAGTAAAGGCAGTGGGCATCAACCCGGTGGACTACAAGCAGCGGAACGCCCGCAAGGAAGATGAGACCGCGCCACGGATCCTCGGTTGGGATGCCGCCGGCATCGTCGAAGCGGTCGGCAGCGAAGTGACCTCCTTCCGGCCGGGTGACGAAGTCTACTACGCCGGCGATGTCACGCGCCCCGGCTCAAATGCGGAGCTGCAATTGGTGGACAGGCGGATCGCCGCGAAGAAACCGGATTCCCTCGGTTTCCCGGAGGCCGCAGCCTTGCCCCTCACCGCCGTTACCGCATGGGAGTCCCTGTTCGATCGCCTCGGCCTCACTCCGGGTGATCTCCAGGAAGGCAAGGACAAGACCCTGCTCATTCTCAGCGGCGCCGGGGGCGTGGGGTCCATCGGCATCCAGCTTGCCGCGGTCCTTACCGGCTTCACCGTGATCGCCACGGCTTCCCGCCCGGAAACCGTCCAGTGGTGCTATAAGATGGGTGCCCATCATGTGATCGACCACTCGGGCGATTGGCCCGCCGAACTGGAGAAGCTCGGCTTCAAGACCGTGGATTACATCGCCTGCTTCGCCGACACCACCGCTCACTGGAAGGCGATGGCCCAGGCAATCGTGCCCCAAGGAAAAATCACCGCCATTGTGGAATCTGCCGAAGTCCCGGACATCGGCCTGCTGAAGAGCAAGTCCGTCGCCTTCATCTGGGAATTCATGTTCACCCGGTCGATGTTCCAGACTCCGGACATGGTCGCCCAGCATGACATGCTCAAGGAAGTGGCCACGCTGGTCGATGCAGGGCGCATTCGCACGACCATGACCAAGAACGGAGGGACGCTTTCTCCACAGACCCTCACCGCTGCGCATCAAGAGCAGGAGGCCGGCAAGATGATCGGGAAGCAAGTGCTGGAAGTTGCGTGGTGA
- a CDS encoding sulfatase/phosphatase domain-containing protein, translating to MRLLALFTLLASVLHAQERPNILFLFSDDHALDAISAYGGPLKDVAPTPNIDRIAKEGAIFTRSYCSNSICGPSRAAILTGKHSHINGFLDNNNARFDGSQTTFPKLLQKAGYQTSLIGKWHLVTQPTGFNHWEILPDQGSYYNPDFISATGRSRSEGYCTDLITDKAIAWLENGRDKSKPFVLMCQHKAPHRNWSPAPRHYGLFKDITLPEPATLFDDYANRSETLKQQQMSIARNISWGHDMKFKGDNLFPESFTDEGRNGEYQRMTPAQREAWDAAYEPENAAFIADMQAGKISGRDLTRWKYQRYLKDYLRCVKAVDENVGRMLDYLDKSGLAKNTLVIYSSDQGFYLGEHGWYDKRWMFEQSLAMPFLVRWPGVVTPGTRNETLIQNIDYAPTFLEAAGVAIPKTIQGKSLMPVLKGQTPADWRKDIYYFYSGEATHAVAAHDGIRTEKYKLMFFPKTKEWNLFDMEKDPQEMKSAHGDPAYATILADLKKRYEEVRKEYHMSPATVPIHRNPEPKWKQRHANKSELAKKGGYDLVFIGDSITQNWESFGKPVWEKYYAHRKALNLGFSGDHTEHVLWRLLNGELENVDPKLFVLLIGTNNTGHRMDPADQTADGVRQIIELLQDRKPDAKILLLSIFPRDEKPDGPKRLLNNAINEQIKDFADGKRVQWLDLSSIFLAPDGSLPAATMPDFLHPRLEGYEMWAKAIESRIAALTATAEVQ from the coding sequence ATGCGTCTTCTGGCACTCTTCACCCTGCTCGCCTCCGTGCTCCACGCGCAGGAGCGCCCGAATATCCTCTTCCTCTTCTCGGATGACCATGCGCTCGACGCCATCTCCGCCTACGGCGGCCCGCTGAAAGATGTGGCCCCCACGCCGAATATCGACCGAATCGCCAAGGAGGGCGCGATCTTCACCCGCTCCTATTGCTCGAATTCCATCTGCGGCCCTTCCCGGGCCGCGATCCTCACCGGCAAGCACAGCCACATCAACGGCTTCCTCGACAATAACAATGCCCGCTTCGATGGTAGCCAGACCACCTTCCCGAAACTGCTGCAGAAGGCCGGCTACCAGACTTCCCTGATCGGCAAGTGGCATTTGGTTACCCAGCCCACCGGCTTCAACCACTGGGAAATCCTCCCGGATCAGGGCAGCTACTACAATCCCGACTTCATCAGTGCCACGGGCAGAAGCCGGAGCGAGGGCTACTGCACCGATCTCATCACCGACAAAGCCATCGCGTGGCTGGAAAATGGCCGCGACAAGTCGAAGCCCTTCGTGCTCATGTGCCAGCACAAGGCGCCGCACCGGAACTGGTCCCCCGCTCCCCGGCACTATGGCCTCTTCAAAGATATCACCCTCCCCGAACCCGCGACACTCTTCGACGACTACGCAAATCGTAGCGAGACCCTGAAGCAGCAGCAAATGAGCATCGCCAGGAATATCTCCTGGGGCCACGACATGAAGTTCAAGGGCGACAACCTCTTTCCCGAAAGCTTCACCGATGAAGGCCGGAATGGCGAGTACCAGCGCATGACCCCGGCCCAGCGCGAGGCATGGGATGCCGCCTATGAACCGGAGAATGCCGCCTTCATTGCCGACATGCAGGCGGGCAAGATCAGTGGCAGGGACCTGACCCGCTGGAAATACCAGCGCTACCTGAAGGACTACCTGCGCTGCGTGAAGGCGGTGGATGAAAACGTGGGCCGGATGCTCGACTACCTCGACAAGAGCGGCCTCGCGAAGAACACGCTGGTGATCTACTCCTCAGACCAAGGCTTCTACCTCGGCGAGCACGGATGGTACGACAAGCGCTGGATGTTCGAGCAGAGCCTCGCCATGCCCTTCCTCGTCCGCTGGCCCGGAGTGGTGACACCGGGAACGCGGAACGAGACGTTGATTCAAAACATCGACTACGCCCCCACCTTCCTCGAAGCCGCAGGCGTCGCGATCCCGAAAACCATCCAGGGCAAAAGCCTCATGCCCGTGCTGAAAGGCCAGACACCGGCGGATTGGCGGAAGGACATCTACTATTTCTACAGTGGCGAGGCCACCCACGCCGTGGCCGCCCACGACGGGATCCGCACGGAGAAATACAAGCTGATGTTCTTTCCCAAGACCAAGGAATGGAACCTTTTCGACATGGAGAAGGACCCGCAGGAAATGAAGTCCGCCCATGGCGATCCAGCCTACGCCACGATCCTCGCCGATCTGAAGAAGCGCTATGAGGAAGTGCGGAAGGAATACCACATGAGCCCGGCCACGGTTCCGATCCACCGCAATCCTGAACCCAAGTGGAAGCAGCGCCATGCAAACAAAAGCGAACTGGCGAAAAAGGGGGGCTACGATCTCGTCTTCATCGGCGACTCGATCACCCAGAATTGGGAAAGCTTCGGCAAGCCCGTCTGGGAAAAGTACTACGCCCACCGCAAGGCGCTGAATCTCGGCTTCTCCGGAGACCACACGGAGCACGTGCTGTGGCGTCTGCTGAATGGCGAACTGGAAAACGTGGATCCCAAGCTCTTCGTCCTGTTGATCGGCACGAATAACACCGGCCACCGCATGGATCCTGCCGACCAAACCGCCGATGGGGTCAGGCAGATCATCGAACTGCTGCAAGACCGCAAGCCCGACGCGAAAATCCTGCTCCTCTCGATCTTCCCTCGCGATGAGAAGCCGGACGGCCCGAAGCGACTTCTCAACAACGCCATCAACGAACAGATCAAGGACTTCGCCGATGGCAAGCGGGTCCAGTGGCTGGACCTGAGCAGCATCTTCCTGGCTCCAGACGGTAGCTTGCCCGCGGCAACGATGCCCGATTTCCTGCATCCGCGCCTTGAAGGATACGAAATGTGGGCGAAAGCAATCGAAAGCAGAATCGCAGCGCTGACAGCCACCGCCGAAGTGCAGTAA
- a CDS encoding DUF5069 domain-containing protein: MKIVPLISSGVTGPLGVLHLPRLWLKVSLEARGLLADGYPGAGQGYDQMVIDGLGLDREAVIAHIADTRPTYPQFETWVKGQPSVKLDAASIKALNDAITGYIHADEVRKAVLGADGIPDDSNAPKDAINLNNLDDWHEFHAALLK; encoded by the coding sequence ATGAAAATCGTGCCTCTCATCAGTTCCGGCGTGACCGGTCCGCTCGGCGTGCTCCACCTGCCTCGTCTTTGGCTGAAGGTTTCCCTCGAGGCTCGCGGCCTCTTGGCCGACGGCTATCCGGGTGCCGGCCAAGGCTATGACCAGATGGTCATCGATGGTCTCGGCTTGGATCGTGAAGCGGTAATCGCCCACATCGCGGACACCCGCCCGACCTATCCTCAATTCGAGACGTGGGTGAAGGGCCAGCCGTCCGTCAAGCTGGATGCCGCCTCGATCAAGGCTCTCAATGATGCGATCACGGGTTACATCCATGCCGACGAGGTCCGGAAGGCTGTGCTCGGCGCAGACGGTATCCCCGACGACTCGAATGCGCCGAAGGATGCGATCAACCTGAATAACCTGGACGACTGGCATGAGTTCCATGCCGCCCTCCTGAAATAA
- a CDS encoding thymidine phosphorylase: protein MKLHVPTLISRKREGETLDPAEIRLLIGGYTSGEIPDYQMSAFAMAVYFKGMDAVETAALTKAMLESGDVFHHRAGHPAVVDKHSTGGIGDKVSLILAPLVACTGVWVPMVSGRGLGITGGTLDKLESIPGFKVGITIPEAQELLEKIGVVMMGQTDRFCPADKKLYALRDVTGTVPSIPLITASIMSKKLAESLDKLVLDVKFGSGAFMKTQADAQVLADSMIAVGKEMGVEVHAILNPMSEPLGRSVGNALEVIESIECMEGSGPGDLRKLVLDLAEKISPVSREELEKLLDDGSARKKFDEIVAAHGGNPADLPNLAKTHHAPLIREFPAPDTGTIMKVDAGMVGQAALQLGAGRARSHDGVDHAVGFDRLVKVGEHIHQGHPICRIHARTPVDFEIAEAMLEKAIRIKP from the coding sequence ATGAAACTCCACGTTCCCACCCTGATCTCCCGCAAGCGCGAGGGCGAGACGCTCGATCCGGCGGAGATCCGCCTGCTGATCGGGGGCTACACATCCGGCGAAATCCCGGACTACCAGATGTCCGCCTTTGCGATGGCCGTCTATTTCAAGGGAATGGACGCGGTGGAAACCGCCGCACTCACCAAGGCGATGCTGGAGAGCGGCGATGTTTTTCATCATCGCGCCGGTCATCCGGCGGTTGTGGACAAGCATTCCACCGGCGGCATCGGCGACAAGGTTTCGCTCATCCTCGCTCCGCTGGTCGCCTGCACCGGCGTCTGGGTGCCCATGGTTTCCGGCCGCGGCCTTGGCATCACCGGCGGGACCTTGGACAAGCTGGAGTCGATCCCCGGCTTCAAGGTCGGCATCACGATTCCCGAGGCCCAGGAACTCTTGGAGAAGATTGGCGTGGTCATGATGGGACAGACCGATCGCTTCTGCCCTGCTGACAAGAAACTCTACGCCCTGCGAGACGTCACCGGCACGGTGCCATCCATCCCGCTGATCACGGCTTCCATCATGTCAAAGAAGCTCGCCGAGTCGCTCGACAAGCTGGTCTTGGACGTGAAGTTCGGCAGCGGTGCCTTCATGAAAACGCAGGCCGATGCTCAAGTCCTCGCCGACTCCATGATTGCCGTGGGCAAGGAGATGGGGGTGGAAGTCCACGCCATCCTGAATCCAATGAGCGAGCCACTGGGCCGCTCAGTGGGCAATGCACTTGAAGTCATCGAATCCATCGAGTGCATGGAAGGCAGTGGCCCGGGGGATCTCCGGAAACTCGTGCTGGATCTGGCCGAGAAAATTAGCCCCGTTTCAAGGGAAGAACTTGAAAAGCTGCTGGATGACGGAAGCGCCAGGAAGAAGTTCGATGAGATCGTGGCAGCCCATGGTGGAAATCCTGCGGATCTCCCGAATCTCGCGAAGACCCATCACGCTCCGCTCATCCGCGAATTCCCTGCACCAGACACCGGCACGATCATGAAGGTCGATGCCGGCATGGTGGGGCAAGCCGCCTTGCAACTCGGCGCGGGACGCGCCCGTTCGCACGATGGCGTGGATCACGCCGTCGGCTTCGACCGCTTGGTAAAGGTTGGCGAGCATATCCACCAAGGGCATCCGATCTGCCGCATCCACGCCCGCACACCGGTCGATTTTGAGATCGCGGAAGCCATGCTGGAGAAGGCCATCCGGATCAAACCCTAG
- a CDS encoding type II toxin-antitoxin system death-on-curing family toxin translates to MDEPVWIPKEIVLALHQRQVNEHGGDAGIRDESLLESAIARPQQRYTYDSSADIYALAASYAKGLAKNHPFIDGNKRTAFVVYRLFLLRNGITATAPQGDRYSTALDLAAGDMEEEAFATWLRRNTASIS, encoded by the coding sequence ATGGACGAACCAGTCTGGATTCCCAAGGAGATTGTTCTAGCCCTTCATCAGCGGCAGGTGAACGAACACGGCGGTGACGCCGGCATCCGCGATGAATCACTGCTGGAGTCCGCCATCGCGAGACCGCAACAGCGCTACACCTACGATTCCTCCGCAGACATCTACGCCCTTGCCGCTTCCTATGCTAAAGGCTTGGCAAAGAATCACCCGTTCATCGACGGCAACAAGCGCACGGCCTTTGTAGTCTACCGACTCTTTCTGTTGCGCAATGGCATCACGGCTACCGCTCCTCAGGGCGACCGCTACTCGACCGCCTTGGACCTGGCCGCTGGTGATATGGAGGAAGAAGCCTTCGCCACCTGGCTTCGCCGCAATACCGCATCGATTTCATGA
- a CDS encoding AbrB/MazE/SpoVT family DNA-binding domain-containing protein, giving the protein MSIELKIIRIGDELGITLPSPVMEKLGVTAENHLVLTPTEQGFVLKAAEDEFSRQMRLAEEIMREDRDVLHLLAQ; this is encoded by the coding sequence GTGAGCATTGAGCTGAAAATCATTCGCATCGGCGATGAACTGGGAATCACCCTACCGTCCCCGGTCATGGAGAAGCTTGGAGTCACGGCAGAAAATCACCTCGTTCTTACCCCAACCGAGCAAGGCTTCGTTCTCAAGGCCGCAGAAGATGAATTCTCACGGCAGATGCGATTGGCGGAGGAGATCATGCGCGAGGATCGCGACGTACTTCACCTTCTTGCCCAATAG
- a CDS encoding phosphopentomutase yields the protein MKRALLIVLDSVGCGGAKDAAAYGDEGANTLGHLFERHDLELPHLASLGLNRLLGREEPRIFPASEAARMSEASAGKDTTTGHWEIAGCILREPFDTFTRFPQDLLDEIGGPFLGNVAASGTEILEQLGEMHLRTGKPIVYTSADSVLQIAAHEDAYGLEKLHALCERARQVLNRRGIRIGRVIARPFTGDPADRFKRTGNRHDYSLKPPGTILNRLRSEGIETIGVGKISDIFAGSGISESHPTRSNAEGMAAIERLWSESRELPHFIFANLVDFDSLYGHRRDPEGYAKCLREFDAWLGGFLPEIGEDLLIITADHGNDPYHHGTDHTREQVPLLTINSPLEVEDSADFIQVARIVARHFGLDE from the coding sequence GTGAAGCGCGCACTGTTGATCGTCTTGGACTCCGTCGGCTGTGGCGGGGCAAAGGATGCCGCAGCTTATGGAGATGAAGGCGCAAACACCCTCGGCCATCTCTTCGAGCGCCACGACCTCGAGCTTCCGCATCTGGCCTCGCTGGGATTGAACCGTTTGTTAGGGCGTGAGGAACCCCGGATATTCCCAGCCTCGGAAGCAGCGCGGATGAGCGAAGCTTCCGCCGGGAAGGACACCACTACCGGTCACTGGGAAATCGCCGGCTGCATCCTTCGTGAACCTTTCGATACCTTCACCCGCTTTCCGCAGGATCTTCTCGACGAGATCGGCGGTCCCTTCCTCGGCAATGTCGCTGCATCAGGAACGGAGATCCTGGAGCAACTCGGCGAGATGCACCTGAGAACCGGAAAGCCCATCGTCTATACCAGTGCCGATTCCGTTCTGCAGATTGCGGCCCATGAGGACGCCTATGGCTTGGAAAAGCTCCATGCTCTCTGCGAACGCGCACGACAGGTCTTGAACCGCCGCGGCATCCGCATCGGCCGGGTGATCGCCCGCCCGTTCACCGGAGACCCTGCGGATCGCTTCAAGCGAACCGGCAATCGCCACGACTACTCGCTGAAGCCGCCCGGCACCATACTCAATCGCCTGCGGTCCGAAGGCATCGAGACAATCGGCGTTGGAAAAATCTCGGACATCTTCGCTGGCTCCGGCATCTCCGAGTCACATCCCACGAGATCAAACGCCGAAGGCATGGCCGCGATCGAAAGACTCTGGTCGGAGTCCCGCGAGCTTCCACACTTCATCTTCGCGAACCTCGTCGACTTCGACTCGCTCTACGGCCACCGCCGCGATCCCGAGGGCTATGCCAAATGCCTCCGGGAGTTTGACGCGTGGCTCGGCGGATTTCTGCCGGAGATCGGAGAAGACCTTCTCATCATCACCGCCGACCATGGAAATGATCCCTACCACCACGGGACCGATCACACCCGTGAACAGGTGCCGCTGCTGACGATAAATTCACCGCTGGAGGTTGAAGACTCCGCGGATTTCATCCAAGTCGCCCGGATCGTCGCAAGGCACTTCGGATTGGACGAGTAG
- a CDS encoding glycosyl hydrolase family 95 catalytic domain-containing protein, with product MKLWHLLSLLLTLASSGPANALQDAVDWEKFLAGHDPVWTRMGTDWWEAPFIGDGELGMMVRLAGEKTLRFDVGSNRVHDHRTDDIWKGKVPDAIEVQNRGRLPIGRFELTTEGVIDPAKSTARIDLWNAEARGELVTNKGSVKWRIFAHATDRVGVIELEPSGGETGQGLDFASEEAISPRESKLPADLREARKPNPKPYRAGSASRGGVVWDLASGGQTVSTWRRNGHRLFWTVEHRFPDKDAAPLASARVAKAADTPFEDWQASHRAWWHQWYGKSFFSFSDPYWESFYWIQIYKMASATRSGRGLIDNSGPWFQPSGWSATWWNLNVQLSYSPFYGSNRFHEAGALPAHLKKGMANLIASVDEKYREDSAGLARNTGPDLLGWSGQPGGRTVREREDIGMECGNLLWTCHNLYRHYRCSMDEELGKELLFPLLKRAVNYHRHFLREGQDGRLHLPKTHSPEYGEEEDANYDLALLTWGCKTLLELNQTFATKDPLAPEWQRILEKLVPFPRDKESYLIGADMPYEKSHRHWSHLLMIYPLGLVMPEKDGADWIKSNLDHWHSKPAALQGYSFTGGIAMSAILGDGERAQKLLDGFRPFLKPNTLYLEAGSAPVMETPLHCATVLQEMAMRSQNGVIQLFPALSPKWHRTIFRDFTAEGGFRISAAAGQGKTRWIIFIAPFGGEVTLRAKGIATLKREAEAITVEEDGKDSLKLRCQPGGRLELFDGTTVIVEPVGNTGENPFGLK from the coding sequence ATGAAGCTGTGGCACCTGCTTTCCCTGCTCCTCACGCTGGCCTCTTCGGGCCCCGCAAATGCGCTTCAAGACGCCGTGGACTGGGAGAAGTTCCTTGCCGGACATGACCCGGTTTGGACCCGAATGGGGACGGATTGGTGGGAAGCCCCCTTCATCGGCGACGGGGAGCTGGGCATGATGGTGCGGCTGGCTGGCGAGAAGACCCTACGGTTCGATGTTGGTAGCAACCGCGTCCACGATCACCGGACGGATGACATCTGGAAGGGCAAGGTCCCGGACGCGATCGAGGTTCAGAACCGCGGACGCCTGCCGATCGGGCGCTTCGAATTGACGACGGAAGGAGTCATCGATCCGGCGAAATCCACCGCCCGGATCGACCTCTGGAACGCGGAGGCCCGGGGTGAACTGGTGACCAACAAGGGCTCCGTCAAATGGCGGATCTTTGCCCACGCGACGGACCGGGTCGGCGTGATCGAGCTCGAACCGAGCGGCGGCGAAACGGGTCAGGGCCTCGATTTCGCCTCCGAAGAGGCGATCAGCCCCCGCGAGAGCAAGCTGCCCGCCGATCTCCGGGAAGCTCGCAAGCCGAACCCGAAGCCCTACCGAGCCGGCAGCGCCAGCCGCGGCGGCGTGGTCTGGGATCTCGCATCGGGCGGCCAGACCGTCAGCACTTGGCGCCGCAATGGCCATCGCCTCTTCTGGACCGTGGAACATCGTTTTCCCGACAAGGATGCTGCTCCCCTCGCTTCCGCACGCGTCGCGAAGGCCGCGGACACCCCTTTCGAGGATTGGCAGGCCTCTCACCGCGCGTGGTGGCACCAATGGTACGGGAAGAGTTTCTTCAGCTTCAGCGATCCCTATTGGGAGTCCTTCTACTGGATCCAAATCTACAAAATGGCTTCCGCCACTCGTTCGGGCCGCGGGCTCATCGACAACTCCGGCCCGTGGTTTCAGCCTTCCGGTTGGTCGGCCACATGGTGGAATCTCAACGTCCAGCTCAGCTATTCCCCCTTCTATGGATCGAACCGCTTTCATGAAGCGGGCGCCCTACCCGCCCACCTGAAAAAAGGCATGGCGAACCTCATCGCCTCCGTGGATGAGAAGTATCGCGAGGACTCGGCAGGACTCGCGCGGAATACCGGGCCCGACCTGCTCGGCTGGTCCGGCCAACCGGGCGGGCGGACGGTCCGCGAACGCGAAGACATCGGAATGGAGTGCGGGAACCTGTTGTGGACCTGTCACAATCTCTACCGCCACTACCGCTGCTCGATGGATGAGGAGCTCGGTAAGGAACTCCTCTTTCCACTTCTCAAGCGCGCGGTGAACTACCACCGGCATTTCCTCAGAGAAGGACAAGACGGACGCCTTCATCTCCCGAAGACCCACAGCCCGGAATATGGCGAGGAGGAAGATGCGAACTACGATCTCGCCCTGCTGACATGGGGCTGCAAGACCCTGCTGGAGCTCAACCAGACCTTCGCCACCAAGGACCCGCTGGCTCCAGAGTGGCAGCGCATTCTCGAGAAACTCGTCCCGTTCCCGCGCGACAAGGAATCTTACCTCATCGGCGCGGACATGCCCTATGAGAAGAGCCATCGCCACTGGTCACACCTGCTGATGATCTATCCCTTGGGACTTGTGATGCCTGAGAAGGACGGCGCGGATTGGATCAAGAGTAACCTCGATCACTGGCACTCGAAGCCCGCGGCCCTCCAAGGCTACTCCTTCACCGGAGGAATCGCTATGTCCGCAATCCTGGGCGATGGCGAGCGGGCGCAGAAGCTATTGGATGGCTTCCGTCCCTTCCTGAAGCCGAACACGCTCTACCTCGAAGCGGGATCCGCGCCCGTGATGGAGACCCCGCTCCACTGCGCAACCGTCCTCCAGGAAATGGCCATGCGTAGCCAGAATGGAGTGATCCAACTTTTCCCGGCTCTCTCGCCGAAGTGGCATCGGACGATCTTCCGCGACTTCACCGCGGAGGGAGGTTTCCGCATAAGCGCCGCCGCGGGCCAAGGCAAAACCCGCTGGATCATCTTCATCGCGCCCTTCGGTGGCGAAGTCACGCTTCGCGCAAAGGGCATCGCCACTTTGAAGCGCGAAGCGGAAGCGATCACCGTTGAAGAGGACGGCAAGGACAGCCTCAAGCTGCGCTGCCAGCCAGGAGGACGCTTGGAACTCTTCGATGGGACCACCGTCATCGTCGAACCCGTGGGAAATACCGGCGAGAATCCTTTCGGACTAAAGTAG
- a CDS encoding NAD-dependent dehydratase, with product MATVLVAGATGLVGSEVLRLALADKQVERVVAPTRRALPAHPRLENPVVEYQSLSGEEPWWDVDAVICALGSTIRKAGSQEAFKQIDHGFPLKVAVHALENGARSYALNSSVGADPGSRNFYLRTKGEVERDLDQLGYCSITIVRPSVIWGARKETRLGESLAVFALTAMRPVVPRRYRVVPAARIAKALLRGAIAGIPGKRVLESEEI from the coding sequence ATGGCAACGGTGTTGGTGGCAGGTGCGACGGGTTTGGTCGGAAGCGAGGTACTCCGGCTAGCTCTCGCGGACAAGCAGGTGGAGCGCGTGGTAGCGCCCACTCGCCGCGCCCTGCCGGCCCATCCCCGGCTGGAGAATCCGGTGGTGGAGTATCAGTCGTTGAGCGGGGAGGAGCCGTGGTGGGACGTGGATGCCGTGATCTGTGCGCTGGGTAGCACGATCAGGAAGGCTGGGTCGCAGGAAGCCTTTAAACAGATCGACCATGGTTTCCCGTTGAAAGTCGCGGTGCATGCGCTGGAGAATGGCGCACGCAGCTACGCTCTGAACTCCTCGGTGGGCGCGGATCCGGGGTCGCGGAATTTTTACCTGCGGACCAAGGGGGAGGTGGAACGCGACTTGGACCAACTGGGTTACTGCTCGATCACGATCGTGCGGCCCTCGGTGATCTGGGGGGCTCGGAAGGAGACACGGCTGGGTGAGAGCCTCGCGGTTTTCGCGCTCACTGCGATGCGGCCGGTGGTGCCGCGGCGCTATCGGGTGGTCCCCGCAGCGCGGATCGCGAAGGCTCTGCTGCGCGGTGCGATCGCCGGAATTCCCGGAAAGCGTGTGCTGGAGTCGGAGGAGATCTAG